Within Vicia villosa cultivar HV-30 ecotype Madison, WI linkage group LG1, Vvil1.0, whole genome shotgun sequence, the genomic segment tgaatgttgaAACAACTGACACTCAATGCCTTAGTGTAACTAATGTTGCAAGGGAGATTGAGTTATGGCACAAGAGATTCAGTCATTTGAACTTCAGAAGCTTAGGGCATCAGAACTCAAagaatctggtactttgaattccAAATGTTGTGGCACCAAAGAAATCATGGGATGTATGCATGAACGTAAAATAACCAAGATTTCCTTTCTCGTCAAAATTTCCTTCAAACGGAACTCGTGCTTTTGGTGTGGTGTATTTTGATGTATGCGGTCCAATTAAATTACCTTCACTTGGAGGGAACAATTACTTTGTGTCATTTTTGGATGAGTTCACCAGAGTGGCATGGGTATCACTCATAAAGTTCAAATATAAGGTGTTTTGTCAATTTTAGAAGTTCAAAGTGAAGGCCGGAAATCAAAGTGGACAAAGGTTGAAGATCTTCATAACCGATGGTGCAGGTGAGTTCAACTCTATAGAGTTCAAGAAGCTCTGTGAGGAGAATGGTGTTGAGAGTGAGGTGTCTTCTCCATACACTCCATAACAAAATGATATTTCTTAAAGAAGAAACATAACTCTGCTTGACATGACCAGAAGCATGTTGAAAGTAAATAATTCGTCTCACTCATTTTAGGGTAAAGCTATTGCTACAGTAAATTATGTGCTCAAAATAATCCAACTAATAAGCTAAAGGAAATAGTTCCTTTGGAGAAGTGGACTGGAAGAAAGAAAAATGTGAGCCATCTGAAGGTGTTTGGTTCTATTCGTTATAAACATGTACCAACTACCACTAAAAGGAAATTGGATGGTAGAAGCAATTTCGTGTTGCTTATAGATTACCACTTTACATGTGTTGATAAACTCTACTTCCCAGTCACTAATAGAGTTGTTTTCAGCAGAGATGTGAGAATGAAAGAATAAAAAACACGGGAAATTGTACAAGTCTGATTCTACTTTTGGAGATGAAGGTGTATTCGAAGATGTCTTTGAAGGAGAATCTGCCTCCGAAGGAGATCCTGACTCTAAAGGAGATTTTGAATCTGAAGCTGAATGTGAAGGTGATTCTCAACCTGAAGGTGAGTCTGAATGTGACTCAAAGTCTGAAGGTGACTCAGACTCTGATGGTAGTCCAATGTCTGATGGTAATCCATCCTTTGAAGGTGGTACAACCTTTAAATATGGTCCATCCTCTGAAGGTGGTACAACGTCTAAAGGTGGCCCAACCTCTGAATGTGGAACTTCTGAAGGAGACTTGGATCTAAAGGTGAACTTGGAAGTTCTAAAGGCCATAGTAAATTATACAGATACCAAGGAGACTTGCACATTTGGAGTTGCTACAAAACAATGAgactgattctgaaggtgaagtcATTCATTGTGCCATGATGATGGATGTTGAATTAATCAGCAATTATAAGGCTCTCAAAAATAATGTGTGGATAAATGTTGAATAGTATATTacattcaaggcaaatatttttatatcatatccatagagattgggtgatattaccgccgttctatagctaCAATCGTTTCAAGTTTAAAGGGTGACAAAGTTGTTTTGGTTTGAGTTGTAATCTCTctaattagaataaaaataaagcaataaaacaaaACTTGTATCAAATGAAAATATATTGGCAAGAGTTGGGTTTCACTATCCTTATTTTCTATGTTCCGTTAACAATCAATAAGTGAACACAAAATTAATGAAAATGTTCTAGCATCCTCTCAATAACATTTATGTCTAAATGAGATTGTGATAGTCACTATATTAACCCTTAGACATTTTCTCCATCTAAGCCACCAATATAGAAATCTTGAATGTTTGATACGAATAGAAAAGTAATGTATAAATCTATTTCTACAATTTATCCATTACTTGAAAGAATGCTCTAGATCAAGATTTGAATAATACCTTTCGGTCTACTATTCAACTCTAATACTCAATATAGAACAAAAGTACCAATCTATTTCAATAATCAAGATAGTTCACAAAAGATAGTTAAAGGAGTTACATAGTCAATAAGAATAGCTACTACCTTAATCTTGCCAAAATGGGAtgtagctactcatcaccatagTTGACATCacaagaaaaggagaagaatccATGGATATCAAGTTTTTCTCTAAAAATCTCTCATGGAGTGTGTAGTGTTCGTTCCCCCTAGATCTAaagttacaagataatatatccaAAACCCCTTTTCTCTCCTTCTaataaaacaaaagataatgattGATATTCTCTTTCCAAAGACATGCAACCAATCACACACTTGGCCCAAAaagttgttttcttttctttccgtGCCACCCCATAAAGATGGGTTATCCAAAAGTCGGGTTTTGAAGTTAAAAATAGCTGGCAGTTTACGATCAGTGCGCGACACCAACttatggacgcggcgcgaactgctTGAGTTTCCACTCCTTTGCTTTCTTTTCCTTGAATTTCTTTCTTACATGATAATTCATCCAATAGTATTGCCAAAAgtctacaaaactaacaaataaAGTGAAATATCCATTCAAACCTACTTAAAACAAACGTAATCACATATTTATTAAATTGTGCAAATAAAATTGTGAAAACTTAATGAAAATTGGTTAAAGGGAACAATAATGAAATATGAAAAATAGTACTTTTTGGTCCCTAGCAATAAACGCCATGAAGGAAGAACTTAAGGCAATCGAAAGAAACAAGACATGAGAAAATTGATTGTTCTACCAAAGAACAAGAAAGCCATCAGGGCGAGTTGGATTTTCAAGATAAAGCTAAAGCCAGGTGGATTAATTTCAAAGCATAAAGAAAGGTTAGTAGGTCGAAGATTTTTACATaaatatggtttagactacttTGAAGTGTTTTCACctatagctagacatgaaacaaaaAGATTGGTGATTGATATAGCTGCAAATAGAAATTAGCTCTAATACATTTAGATGTGAAGTCATCATTTTTTATTAGTCCATTGCAAGAAGAAGTATATGTGTTACAACCTCTTGGGTTTGCGATACAGAATAAAGAAGGGATGGTTTACAAGCTGCCTAAAGTTTTGTATGGACTTAAGCAATCCCTAAAAGCTTGAAATCTGAAAATTGATTAATTTTTCAAGCATTAGGGATTTAGAAAATGTGAAATAGAGTATGGTTTGCATTTGCAGCATACCTCTGAGGGGAATGTAATTCTAGTGTGTCTTTATATAGATGTCATATTGCTAACAAGAAGTTGTATTACTGAAATAAAcaagttcaagaaggtgttgATGAATGCATTTGATATAACTTAGTTTGACAGTTTGATATATGTTCTAGGGATTAAGATTATACGCTCTAAAAAGGAAATTATTatgcatcagctgaagtatgagcTTGAGCTGCTAAAGAGGTTTGATCTAATGAATAGTAAGTCTGCAGTCACACTTGTAGAAACAACCCACAAATTGGACTCTGATCCAGATGGTGAGGATGTAGATATTACAACCTTCAAATTGTTGGTTGGCTCTCTAAGATATTTGTGCAATATCAGACCTGACATATATTATGTAATTGATATGATGAGTAGGTTTATGAGTAAACCAAAATGGTCACATTATCAAGCTGCTGTCAGAATCCTCAAGTATGTAAAGGGGACTCTGAAGCATGGAATTGTGTTTCCATCTTGAAGGTCAGATGTTGTTGAGCTTATTTTTTATCTAGACTCTGACTGGTGTGGAGAAAGAGTTGACAGAAGAAGCACTATAGATTACATGTTCATGTATCATGGTGCTCCCAAATAGTGTGGCAATTTgttacattttttatatattttttgtatgatttatttatttatttcatttgaaTTGAATGCATATAATAATGTACACTAAACCCTAGACTTTTCATCTCTCCCTAATAACGTGGCATCAAAACAGGACTAAAACAATTCGATTGTTTCTTCAAATACGCAGACTCTCCATATTCTTGGCAGTACCGAAACTACAATTGTTTCGAGAATATAAAACGATGGTTTTCAAATTCCCCCAATTGTTTTCTATCTCTATTAAAgcttaaattttttccataattctACTATCAACAACATTATTTCACCCTAATAACTTCTCTCTATGAAAATCATTACAAGATCACCACCAATTGTTTACGAAAATCGTTTCAACATCTCATTAGGTTATTACGAAACTCTTTTGATTAATATTATCCATTCTTTTACTGTTTCTATGGTTTCTAACTGTAATGTATTGTTCTCATCAGAGTGAAAAAACTATGGCTAGATCTATTGAAGCTGTCAAAGATatcaatgattcaaaggatttaTGGAAGATAGCCGTTAGATGTGAACATCTATGGAGTGTTACCAGTGCTTCGAACAAAGAACACTTGGAGATGATTTTGGTTGATTTAAAGGTAAATTTTTTGTTCATTACCGTAATTAAAAAACAACTAAATTTAGTGAAATCTAATTAGTTGTTTGTCTGTTGTTTTGTAGCTAGATATGATTCAGGGGATTGTGCCTCcttttttggttcagaaatttcaGATGCAACTTCAAGTTGGATGTTCATAGATCATGCAAAATTTTAAGGTTTCAAACAATGGTTTTTCTTTTAAGTCTACCAACCATAGTTTCAAATTGGTGTTTTGTGGTTCACCTTCGGTTAAAAAGAAAGAATTGACTGAGATTCCTGTACACTACCTTATCATTCTTGGTTTGGATTCAATAACTGGTGGAAGATTTAAGTCTAATGTGTTGGTTGGCGAGTTTGACATGTATTCTAATTTATCCTAGTTTTAATTCTGTTTATCTGGCAAGGTTATTGACTACATTCTTTAACATTTTATATAGATATTGTTGGAGGAGTAACTAAGATCTCTCATTCCCAAATAATTGCTGGTAACAACAAGAGCAAATTCGTTTTACAGTTACTGACATGAGGTATCTTCGATATCATTTTTTATCTTCATAACTCTATACATTGGGTTAACCACTTACTGCTTCAAAATGTTTTTGGATGTAGTAAAGAAGTTATCCAATTTACTCTATGGGGTAAACTTGTTGTGCAACTTTACGAATATTACACCAATCATAAGGGAGATGGCACAATCGTTGTTCTACTGATTAATACAAGGGTTAAAGAGCCTCAAGGTATAATTGTTTGATGTTTCTAAGTTTTTCTTTTAGGTGCATCTTCTTCCATTTGTTCATTATTAATCAATTCATTATATCTTATTTTGTTTGAATTCATGAATTTATATCTTATTCGTAATAGGTGGAAAAATTAAGTGGTGAGCTTGATGCTTCCAAAAGTACTGGTCATATTTCTGCTGCAACTATTGAAAACTTTAAACCAATATTCTTCCAGTTTTGATTCCATGGAAATgtttatgtttatgatgcttTAGTTCTTTCGTTTATGTACAACTTAATGAATTAATGTCTTTACTATTATAGAATATATTCTTTAGAATAAGATAATGGAATTTTATATTtgcatctttttttttttctattgatTTGTGCTATGGTTTGGGGATTAATAATAGTTACCTTTTTTGTTGTTTAATGTGGAGCAATCACCACCTCTCATTTTATTAATTTCAGAGACACTGCCCTTGAAAGTGTCAAGCAGCCGATAATGATTTTAGAAATAAAGATTGACTCACTTACTGCTCAACACcataaagagaaagagaaataGGGATTATGCCTTCAAAATGTAGAAGAAACATGGAGAAGTAATACACATTGATAGTTGGTTAAAAGCTGTTTAAGatttaaatttatttgatttgCTTATGCATATGAATTTAACATTAAAATGCTAACTTAAATTGAACTTTGCAGTCAGATACAAGACAATGAAGGTCGAAAATGATGCAGCTGCTGCAAAAGATATGCAAAAGAATTTCGAAGATCTTAAACAGAGAAGTAAAATATTGAAGGTAATGTGTAAATTGTTAAACTTGTGCTTGGACTTGATTTATGCGCTTCTGTTAGTGTTTTTGCCCATCTTTTTTATTTGGTCGCTAAGTAATTCATCTTATGTTGTTTTGATGACTTTTTTGATCAACTTTGTAATATTATTTTGTATCCATTGATTTAAGATGAACCAGAAAATATCAAACTCACTTCAGTCAATATATCAAGAAAGGGATAGAAGTTGACAAAAATAACGGAATTAAGGAATTTTACAAGAAGGTTCATGCTGCTATTCGTGCAGATCCTTCAATCAAAAAGTCTGAGAAGCAGGCACCAAAGAAACACAAGAGGTATATGATTTTGATGTTTATTACTAATTTATTGATGATATGAAAATTCATTGACCTGTCTGTCTGAATTAGTAGCAGCATATCTACCATGTTTTCgtgattattatataataaagggttaaataagtttttagtccctataaatatggcaactttcaattttagtccctgcaaaaattgtcttcaaacaatggtcctcgcaatattttccgtccctattttTAGTCCTTCCCGTTAAAtttcactaacggaggcttacgtggcacgtCACGTGTAATGCTACGTTATTTAAAGTCAAtactaattaaaaatagatagattgcggggggtttaaaccccctttaaataacttaaaaaaccaTAAATTTACATGATTTTTCTAGTTTGATTAAAGGTGATGTCTAAGGTGTACCCTCTATTGTAGACATCGTAATTGTAAACACCGACAAGGAAAAGAAATTTTTTCCCTTTCACTCTTTGATGGCTGGTCTTCAACAATACAACTTTTTTCCCACTGATCTCTTCTGCCCTCGTCCACAACCTCAACAATCTCCTGCTTCTCCCATTGTGCTTCCTCTCCAAACACCAAACACTAAAGATCATAGTCAGAATCTTCTTTGGTTTATACCCACAAGACACAATCTTTTGAtgttgttgaaaataaaaaatctaaattgTCACCAAACCCACTTTCTTTCATGGTTTGGATTGATGAAGGGTTCAAACAACTCCAATTTTATGTTTATGACATAACCGTAAGAAAGAAGGGttcagattttttatttttaaaatataaaattgagaccatgattaaattaaatttttatgcaCAATCCAATTTGTTATCTTTCCTTTTTATTCCATCAAAACTCtatattcaatagtttgagtGAGTAAGCTACATAGTTGAATTCTTTATGTGAAAGAGAGATTGATTGTTCAATTGCATACCTTTTCTACATGATTGCAAAAGAAATTGTTTTAAGGAGTTATGTAACTTGATGGGTTGGATCCGAGTTTATGAAATTAGCCATATGTGGAGGTTTTATCTGGTTTGTTTAGCATTGATTCTTTTTTGCTTTGTTAAAGATAAGCCTTTATTCATCTCTTATTAATATTTCTTCTAATCTTCATCTTTTGGAAGCCATATATGTTGAATTTTCGGAAAtacctaaaataaaatatattagcaACGGTTCACGATTATGGCATACGCAGTGAAACCTTATTCTAAATACACCAATTACAATCCATTGCAACAtattgtcaaaaaaaaataaGAGATGTGAAAGAAACGAAACTAGGGGAAGTACTTTTGAATCtataataaacataaaaagaaaaaagttaaacAAACTAATCAGACTTTTCAATTGAAGAAGAGGAAAACTCTGCATTGGAACAAACCAAAAACTATAGAAAAGCTAGACGAGGATTTATGACATCTGGAAAGATTAATTTTGGAGGAGGAATAAAAGGTGAAAGATGCTCTGAAAGATTGATAGAGTCGGTCAATAATGTTTTCAGATATCTTATGAAAATGTGTGATCAAATACACATGTACTTCCCATTTTAAGTTTTAACAAATCTTGTCCATTGAAATAATCATACGATTTAGATTAAATGACTTACCCATGAGGTATTTAATAGAGGTGACACCTTAGACATCACCTATAATCAAACTAGAAAAATCCTGTAAATTTCtagtttttaagttatttaaagggggtttaaaacccccgcaatctaccTATTTTTAATTAGTATTGACTATAATTGACGTGGCGTTACACGTGGCGTACCACAtaagcctccgttagtgaaatttaacgggagggactaaaaatagggACGGAAAACATTGCGAGGACCattatttgaagaaaaattttacaGGAACTAAAATTGAAAGTTATCATAGTTATAGGAACTTAAAACTTATTTAActctataataaatatattaaatttattttgtttacttGGTTACTTTATTTCGTTTAGGTATAACCTGAAAATTCACTTATGAAATTTTTATTAGAAAAAGACTGTAACTTATCAGACATGACTAGAAGTAATGGGAAAACAGTTTTGCATTCTACTGCCTGAAGTTATGAGTTGATGTGACTTCTGTACTATCAGCTTTATTAAttctagggttaaatatgtttttggttctATAAATAACTCAAAATcttgttttagtccctataacattttcgttcaaagaatgatCCTCATAAAGTTTTTCGTCTCCAATTTTGGTCCCTGCCGTCAACTTTCATTAACGGAAGTTGACGTGGCACGCTACGTGGAAGACAGTTTGGCAAAAATTTTAAAACGCATTAGATtgagggggttttaaacctcctctaaataAACCCAGAAAATTTTAGGAACAAAGTTCTCacagacatttcatcaaacaccttagaTGCACCATTTAAAATTGCAAATTCATTAACAAATTCCATTAAAGCCTTCACAAATTTAAACCTGTAAACAATATAAACCGAACCAATTCCTAGGAGACTGGCTTCTTTTTCCTAGGAGGAATAGTCTTCTGTGCATAAGAGTAGAGGACAAAGTTTCCAATGAGGAATGTTAATAGCAACCCTCCAACAACAAGTAGAACTATTAAGCCTGGGTTGAACCCTTGAGATCCAGCATTCTGAACATTTcatgaagaacaacaacaaaaaagcacTTAAGTAAGGTCGTATCAGGGAGCACAAAACAAAACGAAATAGCAAAAGCAATTAAAATAGTAATAGCAAAATGTAATAACCACCACTCACAACCATCCATGTATACAAATAACATAAACTGCAGAGCAGATAAAAATGATTATAATGTGCAAGTGCAGCTTCTTTTAATCTTCTTAGAACTATTGCTCATAAAATATGGTAAAAATCAATAAGATTTTCTTAGAAACAAGAGAGAACTGGTTTTTCCCATGATATTCAAAGCAGAATACTCAAATCTACATGATGATACACAATTCACAAAACTTGTTTTCTTGAGCAAATATATTTCTAAGTATTTTCGTCGATGCATGCAAAACGGACTGAATCACAAATCATGCTTCCTATCTTAAGATCCTTAGGTTGTCTTGTGTGTATTTCTATATTAGATCCTTAGTTAGTGTACAATTTTCCCCAATACAAAAACTTATTTGAGATTGACAATAAGTGTTATAATAGGAATAGCATCATAATTGATAAGAAAACTCCCCTTCATTTTCAAACGTGGACTTATATAACATAGAAGATAATTCCCCTTAATTTTCAATCCATATATTATATAgtgtaatatatattttagtataaTACAATGGTCATCAAAATATATAACTTCTAGTCCTCTAGTATTTGGGATATATTGCATATTGCTTCTTCTCCCCATCAAAAGACCTAAGGCATGAGGAAGTCGAGGTTGAGGAAGAACAATACAACGGGTGCTCTCAACTATATCTCTTTTGTGAATTTCAAAATTAGTCTTGTCAATTTATTGGGACCTTTTGACTTGGTTGATGGAATTTGTTCCTATAGAATTGGTTCGGTTTGTATTGTTTACAGGTGTGAAATTTGTGGTTGATGGAATTGGTTCGGTTTGTATTGTTTACAGGTTTGAATTTGTGAAGGTTTTAATGGAATTTGTTAATGAATTTGTAATTTTAAATGGTGCATCTAAGGTGTTTGATAAAATGTCTGTGAAAACTTTGTTCCTAAAGTTTTCTGGGTTtatttagaggaggtttaaaaccccctcaATCTAATGCGTTTTAAAATTTGTGCCAAGTTG encodes:
- the LOC131659299 gene encoding DNA-binding protein S1FA3-like translates to NVQNAGSQGFNPGLIVLLVVGGLLLTFLIGNFVLYSYAQKTIPPRKKKPVS